The following DNA comes from Anaerolineae bacterium.
TCTATTTTTTTAATTTCATCATAAAAGGTTTTTATTTTTTCAACGCTGCGCTCAATTTCCATTATATACTTGCAGTAAAAAGATGCAACAATATCTATGCGTGACTGGGTCATGGTCAGATTGTATCTTTCACTTAACCTCTTACTGTTTTTTTGCAAATATTCCTTAATAAACTCTTTTTCCTTGCTTGCCAGTTCGTTAAAGCTTGCGGTTAACTTTTCTTCGTTTAAAGGTGATAAAAGAGTTTCAAGAGCTTTTTCAGGTTCATTAACAACAAAAGCGGTTACAGGAAATTTTTTAATATCGGTTGACGGCAATTTCTTTTCAAACAAAAGCAGGGCCATTTCAAAGACGCTTACCAGGCCTCTTGCACCTGTGTTTTCATTAAAGGCCTGTTTTGATAATATGCGGAGCGCTTCATCTTCGAACTTAACCTTGATGCCATATGCTGCAAAATCAAGTTTTTTTCCAAGAATTATGGGGTTGTTGGGGTTTTTTAAAATTTCATAAAGGTCTTTTTCGGTTAATCTTTCAAAAACAGCCTTTACAGGCAGACGTCCAACGAATTCGGACTCAAACCCGTATGTTGTCAGATCTTCAGGCATTACCTGCTGCAGAATTTCGGTTTGTTCCCTGGGGCTTGTAATATGAGCGCCAAAACCGATGCCATACTCAGCCACACGTTTTTTAATTATTTTGGTTAGATCGCTGAATGCCCCGCTCATGATAAAAAGAATATTTTTGGTGTTTACAGTACGCTTATTACGTTTGCCTGTTTTACGATACCGTTCGATTTCCTGAAGCATCGAAATAGGATCGTGCGGAACCTTTAAATCTATATCGGTTTCTTCCATTGGTTTTAGCAGAGCACGCTGCACGCCTGTTCGTGACACATCAGCCCCTATCAGGTTGCGGCTTGACGCAATTTTATCGACTTCATCTATATATATGATGCCATATTGAGCAAGTTCAATATCATCGTTAGTCTCTCTGACAAGATCTCGAACCAGATCCTCTACATCCCCTCCAACATAACCTGTTTCGCTGAATTTTGTTGCATCCCCTTTGACAAACGGAACGCCGATTTTTTTTGCGATAAGTTTAATCAGATATGTCTTGCCGACACCGGTAGGCCCGATCATTAGGACATTGTTCTTGATGCTGCCGACTATTTCATTGACGCTTTCCGGAAAATCTTGTGCATGTTTGATGCGATTGAAGTGGGTGCAAATTTTTGTAGATAGAATGGCCTTGGCCATATCCTGCTTAACGATATATTGGTCAAGGTAGGAGATAAGATCTTCGGGTTTTAAGTTAAAAAACAGCTTTTTTTTCTTTTTCGGCTCTTTCCCTTCCTTCTCCAGCGTTACTGCCTGAGGAACAACCATTGGAGATACAATTTTAACATTATCTCCGAACTTTTTAGCCAGAAATTCACTTATTTCTTTTTCAAGCTCTTTGGGATTTGGTATTTTTTCATTATTTTCCTTCATAATTTGAGACTATAATCATATATTATATAAAAAGCAAGTTGGTAGAGCTAAATCCGCCGGGTAAGGTGTAGCCTGAGACCTTTGAAAAGAGAAATCATCTGCAAGACTTAGATACCATTTACATGCTTTTTTTCAAAGATCTCAGTGGCTTTCAGTGGCGGATATAAGGGTGCGAAGAACATCCGCCTTGCCGATGATTCCCACCAGACAAGAGTCTTCGACCACCGGCAGGGTATGAAAATTGCTGTCTACCATCAGGGCCGCAACGGTTTCGAGTCCGGTGTCCGGCCGGACCGTGACCGGCTTAGGCGTCATTGCTTCCAAAACCGTGAGGGCGGCGATTTTACGGACCTGCTTTTCGATCTGTTTCACAGATGTCAGCCGGATGAGGCCGTCAAGGAAAGTAAAAATAGTGGGGATCGGCAGCTTTTTCTGCTGGGTAATAAGATCGCTTTGGCACAGAATGCCCACCAAACCTCCGTTATCGTCCACTACCGGTACGCCGTTAATCCGGTTATCAAAAAGGATTTTGGCTGCCCTGGAAATATCCATATCAGGGGTGACGGTAATCAGGTTGGTGTTCATGATGTCTCTGGCAATAATCATTGTTTCCTCCTGTTTTAACACGTTAAGTCATTAAGGGTCTATATTTGCCTCTTAATGATATTATCTTGATTGAACCGCGATAGCGAGCGAATCTAAAAATGGCTAACTTACTTACGGTCGAAGTTATTCGTCATTTTGTTTAAGAAACATGATCTTTTTAATGGGAACCGTTGGCGTATGAACAACGATATGGTTATCCTTTTCAATCTTTACGATGGTGCTGTCCCATGCAGAATACCAGATTCCCACCTGTTTGCCTTCATGATCCAGGATTAAAGATCCATAAGGGCTGACAGGAAAATCATGAGTCTGGCGCATCCGGTCGATCCAGTTTTTCAGCTGTTTCTCGGTAAGATCAACATCTTTCCACAGTTTTGTTACAAGTATATAATCGTTCTTAATTCCAATTATGGCATTTGGCTCTGTTTCCGTTCCGCTGTAATAATATCTGTATTTATCAAGTGTCTTAAAGTGTTCAAAAAGCTTTGTGACATCCCGGCTTTGCTGAAGACATCCATAATTTGATGCGCAGCCTGTAAAAACAATAAGCGCTATAAGAACAGCAGCGCTTTTCCATACAATTAAATTAGTTATCTTCATGCTTTATCTCCCTTCAAAAGATTAAAAGCTGTTTCAAAACCCATTTTGAAAGTCGATTTTGCCATCTTTCATAAATCATACCTTTCTTTGGCCTGTTGTTTGCGGTATCTTTTTATCAGGCGTATTGACGTTGAAATTATTGTTACTCCGCTCAGTATGGCAAGAATGCCCGGAACCCAAACATGCTTATGATATTCAATTTTTTCATATGCTTCAGAAATACCGGTAATGCCGAACAAAAATACGATAAAAAAAAAGCCGATCATTATCAAACAGCTTGTATCTGAATCATACCATGGAGCGATTTCTTTTCTAAATAGCGGATTTTGCTGAAGGCGCATAATATAATTCTTGATGTTCTGTGTTTCTTTGTGTTTAAATCTATCTGCGTTCATCCGTGTGAATCTGTGGCTGAATTATTATAATATTACAAATTTTCTACAAGTTCGTCAAATTATAAAAAGGGAATGCAAAGGAAGGGGTTTTTGAAGGCCTCGACATACAATGAAGTTAAGCAGGAAAACAATATTTATACTTTTTTGTTTTATAGCCTTTATGAATTTTATATGGGGATGCGCAATGGCGCCAAAAAAACTTTTAATCGAGGATTTGTCGGTGTCGTTTAAAGAGGGGGATATAATCAACACCAAAACCGGCGCCCCTGTATCTTTTGAAGAGCTTATTGCCGACCTGAACATGGCTAAAGTAATTTATATTGGTGAAACACACACAGATTCAGCACATCATAAAATCCAGCTAAGGGTTATCAAAAGGCTTGTTGACACACATCCGGAACTTATAGTCGGCATGGAGGCATTTGATAGTTCATACCAGAAAATACTGGATATGTGGTCTGCCGGCAGGCTGGATGAAAAGGGGCTTCTGGAAAAGACGCACTGGTATGCGAACTGGAAATTTGACTTTGAATTATACAAAGACATACTTGCTTTTATCAAGGAAAGACATATAGCGCTTATAGGCCTGAACATACCCTTCCATATTCCGCCCAAGATAGCTGTCGGCGGAATTGAGAGCTTATCAGGCGATGAAAAAAAACACCTCCCCAAAAGGATAGATACCACCAACGTTGATCACAGGGCCTATTTAGAAGAGATATTCAAACAACACAAAATAAAGGGAAGAGAAAGTTTTGAGCATTTTTATATGGTCCAGTGTGTGTGGGAAGAAACAATGGCCGAATCAATAGCGCTTTATCTAAAAAAAACGTCTATGATAGTTGTTTTGGCTGGAAATGGTCACATTATACGTAAATTCGGAATACCTGACCGGGCCTTTAGTCGTACCGGAGCCGGCTTTAAAACCCTTTTGTTGGCGCCGGCAGGAAGCAAGGCCGAACTTTCCTTTGCAGATTATATATGGGTA
Coding sequences within:
- a CDS encoding AAA family ATPase — its product is MKENNEKIPNPKELEKEISEFLAKKFGDNVKIVSPMVVPQAVTLEKEGKEPKKKKKLFFNLKPEDLISYLDQYIVKQDMAKAILSTKICTHFNRIKHAQDFPESVNEIVGSIKNNVLMIGPTGVGKTYLIKLIAKKIGVPFVKGDATKFSETGYVGGDVEDLVRDLVRETNDDIELAQYGIIYIDEVDKIASSRNLIGADVSRTGVQRALLKPMEETDIDLKVPHDPISMLQEIERYRKTGKRNKRTVNTKNILFIMSGAFSDLTKIIKKRVAEYGIGFGAHITSPREQTEILQQVMPEDLTTYGFESEFVGRLPVKAVFERLTEKDLYEILKNPNNPIILGKKLDFAAYGIKVKFEDEALRILSKQAFNENTGARGLVSVFEMALLLFEKKLPSTDIKKFPVTAFVVNEPEKALETLLSPLNEEKLTASFNELASKEKEFIKEYLQKNSKRLSERYNLTMTQSRIDIVASFYCKYIMEIERSVEKIKTFYDEIKKIELFFFQNHDINIIMEEQAVDFIIKQFIDSGIKLEEFYQQLIIDFELGFKLIKEKTGKNRFFITKQALLGPESFISNLIKNELKNNNTPGKA
- a CDS encoding CBS domain-containing protein, whose protein sequence is MIIARDIMNTNLITVTPDMDISRAAKILFDNRINGVPVVDDNGGLVGILCQSDLITQQKKLPIPTIFTFLDGLIRLTSVKQIEKQVRKIAALTVLEAMTPKPVTVRPDTGLETVAALMVDSNFHTLPVVEDSCLVGIIGKADVLRTLISATESH
- a CDS encoding ChaN family lipoprotein translates to MAPKKLLIEDLSVSFKEGDIINTKTGAPVSFEELIADLNMAKVIYIGETHTDSAHHKIQLRVIKRLVDTHPELIVGMEAFDSSYQKILDMWSAGRLDEKGLLEKTHWYANWKFDFELYKDILAFIKERHIALIGLNIPFHIPPKIAVGGIESLSGDEKKHLPKRIDTTNVDHRAYLEEIFKQHKIKGRESFEHFYMVQCVWEETMAESIALYLKKTSMIVVLAGNGHIIRKFGIPDRAFSRTGAGFKTLLLAPAGSKAELSFADYIWVTPLIKKHNMGHVESGNMKAQSNHPAPGTGMK